GAGAATCTGTGCTCCGAGATCCGACGCGCCGTCGTAGTACCGCGAGGCGAGTTCGAGCATAAAAAGGGCCCGGTATCCCAGCGGGTCCTGATCGGGGTCGGTTCGCCCGATAGCCACGTTACCGTCGAGCATCGGCTCGTACCAACGCTCGCTCCCGGCGTCGGCCAGGCGCTCCCCGCCCGTCGTGTCCGGATTGTATGCGATGACGACGGAGTTGCTGGTAAACACCGCGTGCCACGACGGCGAGAGCGGCTCTTCGAAGAGCGCCACGTCGGCGACCGAGACGATGTCGGGATCGCGTTGTCCCTCGTCGATCATTCGGGCGACAGCCGCAGAGCCGTGCGCTTCGATCTCGACGGGGACGTCTACGGCCGGTCTGAGCCCGTTGGCCAGCGCGTTCTGGAGGCTGCCGGCCGCGAGAATGGCGATCGTCGTCGATCGGCGGCCGTCCCGATCGCTCGCACCCGTACAGCCCGCACTGCAAGTGACCGCCGCTCCAGCAGCCAGGAGGACCCGTCGTCGCGTGGTCGGAGGTCTATCACCCATCGTCCGCAATTGAGATGTGGTTGAAATAAAAGCTTATCTCAAACACATCTGTTTGCGTCCGCGTGTGTCAGCCGAATCGACGACGTCGACCGAGCGCCGAGTGTTCACACGTGCATATTCATATTTAAGTGGTATTACTATCGTTGCTTGAACATCACTCGCGCTCGAGACGGCCGTCCGTGGCGTATCACCCGTCGCGAACGGTCGACCGACGCGAGGTGGACGATACTAATGACAGACGACTCCACTCAGCCACCAAACAAACCGGGCACGGACGAACAGGACACCGAGGAAGAAAGTCTCCGAGCGAAAGTGCAACGGCTCGAATCGCTGGTCGAACACCAACAGGCCATTATCGAGGAGTTACAGGCGCGCCAGGACACAGACGGCGAGGACGCGTCCGAAAGCGCGGAACAGGAGACTCCGGCGGAAGACGAACCCACCACGGACGAAGGGCTGTCGACGCCAGTCAGCCGCCGGGGTGTGCTAACGACAGGCGGAGCGCTTGGCTTGCTCGGCATCGGTGCGGGGTCGGCAAGAGCGGACCCGTCGGGCCAAATTGGAACGAGCAGCAACCCACTGAACACACTGTACACGGAGGAACTCAGCGGTGGCGTCACCGACGACACGTCACTGACGAACATCGCCGGGTCGAACCTCTCAATCGACAACTCGGGGAATCTCAACGCCTCGGGCGGTGGTGGGGGGGGCAAGTGGGCCGATGGCAGTTCGGGCAGTAGCTGGCTCGAACCGTCCGACAGCGGCGATACCAAGATCGAAGGCATCGACACCATCAAGAACGCGGGGGGGTCATTAACGCTCCAGGCGTCCTCCGGCAGCGGCGTCACCATCAACACCGATGGCGGCACGCGCGCACTCAACCTCGGCGTCCCTACCGACGACGATGACGACAACACCGCTGGCGCGAACGTCGTGGCCGGCCACGCGGACAACATGGTCAACAACTCCGCTGCCGGCGTGGTTATTGCAGGTGGCGGTGCCGCGGGCAACGGACACTCAGTCGGTAATGACTATGCGACTGTCGGGGGCGGTCGGGGAAATAGCGCGGTGGATGCCGGTGACACCGTCGCCGGTGGCGAGAACAACACCGCGAATGCAAACGACTCTAGGGGTTTACCGGCAACCGTTGGCGGTGGGTCGGGCAACGAGGCAATAGCCATCAACACCACAGTTGCTGGCGGGAGCGGCAACACCGCAGATGGCTCGATCGCGACGATCGGTGGTGGGGATGGGAATAATGCCAGTGGCACCTATTCGACCATTGGAGGTGGCCAGAACAACAAATCGAATGGGGACTATGCGTGTATCCCGGGCGGCGAGGGCAACACGGCAAGTGGCTCAGGGTCATTCGCCGCGGGCCAGTGGGCGAAGGCAGAAGACGACAAATCGTTCGTCTGGAACGACGGGAGCGGTGCCACTGACGCCACCGGTGACTCATCGGACAAGTTCTCCTCCAATACGAATTTCAATTCCACGCCCGCCGGGGATAACTCATTCAGCGTGAAAGCCACCGGCGGCGTTCGCTTCGTCACCAGCGGCGACAACACGAGTCACGCCTACGTCGATACGGGCGGGAACGTGGTGGCGAGCAACAACCTCGACGCCCAGGGCGGCACCGTCGAAAACACGACGGGCGGGCTGACGCTCAAGCAAAACGGGACGCAGGCACTGAAACTCCTCGATGGAAGTTCCAGTATATCGCCCAGTTCCGACGGCGCTACTCCACCGAATGTCATCGGTGGGCATCCCAGCAATAATACTGGGGGCAACGAGGTCAAAGGTGTAACAATCGCCGGTGGTGGTGGCGACTATGATAATAGCTGGGACAACACGGCGAGTGACTGGTGGGCGACCGTCGGTGGCGGCCTCAAAAACACGGCCAGCAATACCCAAGCGACCGTCGGTGGTGGTCAGGATAACACGGCCAGCGGGAGCAGAGCGACCGTCGCCGGAGGGTATTATAATACAGCTAGCAGTTCCCAAGCGACTGTCGCCGGCGGCAGCAAAAACACGGCCAAGGGTGGCAATCAACCGACCGTCGCAGGCGGCTTAAGTAACACTGCAAACGGAGACCGCGTGACAGTCGGTGGGGGCAGCCAGAACGAGGCCAGCGGGGAGCATTCGACCGTCGGCGGAGGCAGAGTGTGCACGGCAAGTGGGAATTTTTCGACCGTTCCTGGCGGTCATTACGCCGACGCCACTGGAACGAAATCGTTTGCAGCAGGATCTTCTGCAACAGCCAGCAATGACGGGGCATTCGTCTGGGGCGACAGCTCAGACACTTCTGTGGAGTCGAGTGCGAACGACCAGGTCATCTTCCAGGCCGGGGGAACCAGGGACAGCGGGACAGCAGTCGAATTTTACTCACAGAGCGACGAGGACGCAGACGCAGGTGTTTCTCTGGATGCCAATGGCGGAGGGTGGAACTCGCTGTCGTCGCGGGCGGCCAAAACTGACGTCGACCCAGTCTCGGGATCGGAAGTTCTCGAAGAAATCGAACAACTCGAGGTCAGCACCTGGCGATACGACGGCCAGGACGAGTCAATCCTGCATATGGGACCGATGGCCGAGGACTTCCACGAGGCGTTCGGTCTCGGCTCCAGTGAAGAGACTATCAACACTGTCGACGCCGACGGCGTCGCGCTGGCAGCCATCAAGGGTCTCTCACAGAAACTCGACGACAAAGACGAGCGCATCGAGGGTCTCGAAGCCGAAACGGACGATCTCCGAGCCGAGAACGAACAACTGCAGGAGCGCAACGCCGACCTCGAAGACCGACTGGCGGCCGTCGAGGCGGAACTCGGCATCGACGCGACGGCTAGCCAGCAGGGGGTCGCCGATGACTAACGACACTGACCCCATCACGCTCACCGTCGAGATCGACCCGGCGGAGTTCGACGAACCGCGCCAGATGATGTTCGAGCGACTGGTCGGGGAGTGCAGACAGGTCCGACCGAGAGTTGAAATAGCGAGGCGACCAACCAAGGCATAGGAATGGCGAAGACCGACGATACTTCGGCGGAAAGCCAGACGATTGAACTCGTCGAGAACCCCCGTGGGAGCTGGACAGCCAGAGACGAGGCGACCGGCGTCGCGAGCCAGGGGGAGACGCGCGAGGAAGCGCTGGAAAATCTCGACGAAGCCGTCGCACTCTACCGTGGCGAAATCGGCCACGAACCCACCGACGAGGAACTCCGTGAACTGGGGGTTGACCCCGAGGTTGCACGCTCACAGGACGGCGAACTGCCGGACGTCCTCGAATAGATGGGCACGCGAGACTTTTCCGGCGAGGATGTATATAAAGTGCTGGTCAACGCAGGGAACTTCGAGCACGTGAGGACGAGTGGGAGCCACGTTATCGTCGAGTGGACGCCACCACCCGATCACGATACCGAACCGCGACGGGTCACGGTTCCCCTGCACGACCGCATCGACCTCGGCACGTTACAGAGTATCGCCGAGCAGGCAGGCGCAAACGACTTCGATTCCTTCTGTGCGTGGGTCGACCGGCACCGCTGACAGTAATCAGATTTTGGCCGGAGCAGAATCCGTCGACGCAGAGACGCTGACAGACCTGTCGGGAGGGTTGGATGGCTGAACGACCCGTCTGGGGCAGTTGCCGTGCGCTTCGAAGAGAGTCGTAGCGGATACAGCACGGAAACCCACTCTAGCCGTGGGTTAGCTTATCGGCACGAACCTCAGTCAGGACCGCACCGCACAGGGCAGACACATCAGCAAAGCGCTGTGGGACAACCATGACCAGATTGACGTGACCGACCAGCAGGGCGTCAACCCGGACGCTCTGACCGACGAGGAGGAGAGCGATGACGGTCGGTAGCGCGACAGATGCTGGCCTGTCAGCGATGCCGGTCGATCCACGCACAGAACGCGTCGAAGTCACGCGCACCCGACTGCTCGGCAATCGACCGCAGTGTTCCGGTGTCGATGCGGTCGTGCATCGGCACGCTCACCACCCGGATATCCTCGTCGTTGGTCGGATGCTCGTACCGGAGTTTGACGTGACTACCCGTCCGGTCGACGATCAAAAACCGGTTTTTTGTGAGGGCTTTGACGACCTCACGGCCGGAGAAGTCTCTGGACGGCATCGGCGCTGTTATCGCATGAACTCCGGCAGTTCGTCTGTGTCGTCCCGGGCCTGCGCTATTTCGTCGGGGTCGATTCCCAACTCCCGAAGTACCTCGCGTTCTGCTTCTGGAGAGTCGATTGAATCGCTGGTTTCACCCCGGTGGAGGGCGAGGGCTTCGTCGAGGTTTTCGAGTGCCTCGACGCGCGTCTCGCTCTGGCTAGCGACGCCCGACTCGATGTCTGTTGCCACCCACAGCTTCCCCGAGCTGACGAGCCGAATCTCCTGTCTCGGCCCGTCATCGTCGCCTTCGGCCCTCGAACTCGCCATACACAGGTGTAGGCCGGAATCGAATAAAAGGGTTCGCACGGGGAGGCCCTCAGTATCGACGCGAGCGGGACCAGTCCCGTGTGAGGGTGATCGCTAATGAGTGACGACGCCCCTGCGTCTATCACCCTGCCCGTCGAAATCGATCCGGCGGAGTCCGACCAGTTACGAGTCAATAGACGGGCGACTGGTCGAGAAACAGGCGCGCGGTGCAACTGGTCGATACGGTCTCATCCTCACTCCAGTATCCCGGTGTCATCGAGATATTCGCGTACAGCAAAGAGAAAGTCTCGATACCGGTCGAGGTCCTGTAACGCGTCGTAGACATCGTCGTCCTTGATGGCGTTCCCGTAGGTATGTGCGAGAACGTTCCGGAAGCGCGCTACTTGGGTCATCCGCTCCGTGGTCGCGTCATCGAGTACGTCCACGCGTCCCAGTGCGACCATCACTGCCGGGTTGCTATCTGGTTGGACCCCTCGTTCGTGGCCGACGAGTGTCCGTGCGATGTCGAGGGCCGCCTCGGTCAACTTGACGAACCGGCGCTCGACGATATCGCGCGCCGCCCGGTCGGTCATGTACTCTTAACGGGACAGCGATTGTTTGCCAGCAAGCACCGCCAGACTCGTTTCCATCGTCTTGACAGCGCTGACGATGCGTTCGATATCGTCGTCGGAGAGAGTCATGCGAGATGGTCGTCGATAGACGCGAGGGCGTCGTCGAACCGTTCTGCCGGCGACCGGCGGTCTTCGGTCGCGTCGTCCAGCAGTGTTTCGTGGAGATGACTGGCCGCTTCGTCGGTGCCGACGACTAGCTTCCCGTCGCGAAATATCGCACGGAGAAGCGCCGGCGGTGCCGAACGAAGGTCGACCACGTCGACATCGTCGGTTCCGAGCGCGAGTGCCAGATCGGCACCCACCCCGAGGCGTGCATCCAGGTGTCCGGACTCGCCCGGTTGACAGTTCTCGAACGCAATCGCAACGTCGATATCACTATATTTGTGACTCTCGCCGCGCGCGCGGGAACCGAACACGATTCCGACCGAAACAGGATGGGAAGCAAGCACTGACTCGACGGTCTCGAGCCAGTCGATGTCGTCTCCGTCCGCGGTCGAACTCGCCATACACAGGTGTAGGCCGGAATCGAATAAAAGAGTTCGGAGGGGATCCCCTCGGTATCGACGCGAGCGGGACCAGTCCCGTGTGGGAGTGATCGCCGACGACCGACGACGCCCCTGAGCCTATCACGCTCACCGCCGAAATCGACCCGGCGGCGTTCGACGAGCGACGGCAGTTGGTGTTCAAGCAACTCGTCGGGGAGTGCAAACAGGTCCAACCGAGGGTTCAAATACGAACGAGCCCAACCATTACACAGAATGGCGAAGACGGACGACACAGCGGACGACCCAGATGAAGACGAGATGCTCCCCGACGAGGCAGAGGCGATTGCACAGCGCCTCGACAGCCTCGACGACGAACAGCGGCGTTCGCTGTCAGACGTGGCCGACGCCCTAGACGACGAGTAATGCCGCGTGCGCCGTCGTCGCTCGAATTTCTTCCGGAAGCACAGGCAGACCTCGAACGCATCGACGACCACAATCCCGACCACGCCGAGCGGATTCTGGGGAAGATTGCCGACTGGGACGAGAAGATCGGCTGGGGTCGAGTCCCACAGGAACACCTGACGTTCCTCACCGACTCGCCCACGGGACACAACTTCTACCGCGAGCGCGTCGGCAACAGTGGCTATCGAGTCATCTACGAAATCTCCGACGACGTGATGACGGTCGTCGCCGTGCTTCCGAAAAGCGACAACACCTACGACCTCTCGGCACTCGCGCGGCGAGCGTCGGAGTAGAATCCCCAGGGGTTCATACGAATTGCTGTAGTCCCTTACCAGAATCGCCGGCCACCGGGTCGGCCGATTACTGGTACACAGCTACAGCAATCCGTATCAGTCAGGACCGCACCGCACAGGGGCTGCAGTTGGTCACCGCACTGTGGGACAACCACGACCAGATTACCGTCGAGCAAGGGAACAGACAACTGCCAGTCTCAGCGACGAGTGTTCATGTGTGCATATTGCTATTAAGTAGTAGCATCCTCGTTGTTTGAACATCACTCGCGCTCGGGACGGCTGTCCCCCGTGGTGCATCACCCGCCACGAACGGTCGACCGACGCGAGATGGACGGTACCAATGACAGACGACACCACTCGGCAACCAAACGAACAGGGCACGGACGAACAGGACACCGAGGACGAGAGTCTCCGAGCGAAAGTGCAACGGCTCGAATCCTTGGTCGAACACCAACAGCAGACTATCGAGGAGCTAGAGGCGCACCAAGAGACAGACAGCGCGGACGCGTCCGAAAGCGTGGACCAGGAGACTCCGGCGGAAGACGAGACCACAACGGACGAAGGACTGTCGACGCCAGTCGGCCGCCGGGGCGTGCTGACGGCGACCGGAGCGCTTGGCCTGCTCGGACTGGGTGCGGGCTCGGCGAGTGCGGACGCGTCGGGGAAGATTGGGACGAGCAGCGACCCGCTGAACACACTCTACACAGATGAACTCAACGGCGGCGTCACCGGCGACACGTCACTGACGAACATCGCCGGGTCGGGACTGACCATCGATGGCTCCGGGAATCTCAACGCCTCGGGCGGTGGAGGCGGCGGCAAGTGGGCCGATGGCACTTCGGGCGGTAGCTGGCTCGAACCGTCCGAGAGCAGCGATACCAAGATCGAAGGCATCGACACCATCCAGGCGTTCTCGGGCAGCGGCGTCACCATCAACACAAACGGGGGCGATCGCGCGCTGGAACTGGGTGTGCCGTCGAGTGACGGCACCAACACGGCAGGCGGGAATGTCGTCGCTGGTCACCCAAACAATGCGGTGAACAATGGGGCCGTCGGCTCGGTCATCGGCGGTGGTGGCAGCGACGGTAGCTCCGGCAGTATCACCTTCGAGAACACTGTCGAGGACAACTACAGCGTCGTCGTCGGCGGGCTAGCCAATCAGGCCGGCAGTACCGGAAGCGACGAGACGAACGCGATTTATGCGACCGTCGGCGGTGGTGCCGGAAACAGTGCTAGCGGTAACTCTTCGACCGTCGGCGGAGGTCAAAGTAACAATGCCAGCGCCACGCAATCGACCGTCGGCGGCGGGAGCAGAAACGATGCCACCAAAATCAATGCGACCATCGGCGGTGGGTTCCAGAACGAAGCCAGCGGTAGCTCTTCGACCGTCAGCGGCGGGAACAGTAACACTGCCGGGGGAAATGATGCGACCGTTCCTGGTGGCAACCAAAACGATGCAGTCGGCGACCATTCGTTTGCTGCGGGTCGGTATGCCAGGGCCGAAGACGCAAACGCCTTCACATGGAACGACGGCAGTGGAGCCACCGAGTCGGAGGGAAGTTCGAGTCTGAGCGACAAGTTCTCTTCCTCGACAACGAGCGGCATTTCGAGTGGCCCCTCGGGCGCAGAGACCTTCAGCGTGAAAGCCAAAGGCGGTGTGCGCTTCGTCACCAGCGGCGACAACACGAGTCACGCCTATGTTGACGATAGTGGGAATCTTACAGCCAGTGGGAACTTCGACGCCCAGGGCGGCACCGTCCAGAACACAACGGGCGGGCTGACGGTCACAACCAACGATAAAGGCGACCTCACACTCGACCCGGGGGAGAGCAACAACGTCGACATCGAGAACGGCCATCTCGACCTCAAAGGCAACAACATCGAATGTACGTCCGAACCGGGGACCGATTTCAAAGCCCAGGTCGATGCTGACGGAGATGGGGAAGATGGTCAAGTCTCCTTTATCTTCCCCGACAAAGGCAGCTCAGAGGAGATCAAGTGGGCTCGGGACGCTCTAAACGATGACGCGTTCCGCGTCAGGGACGCGAATAATGATACACCTCTTTTCACTGTCAACGACGGCGGCACGGTCGATATCCACAACGGCGATCTCGATATGAAAGAGTCGGGGAGCGTCACCAACACCTCCGACCGTCGTCTCAAAACCGCCATCGAGCCAATTCAGGACGCCGTCGCAAAACTGTGCGAACTCGAAGCGGCGACCTACTCTTGGGAGGATGAGGACACGCCGGACGACCGCGAAGCGGGTGTCATCGCCCAGTCGGTCCAGCGCGTCCTCCCCGAAGCAGTCTCGGAGGACGAGGACGGCTACCTGAACCTCGCCTACAGACAGTTGACTCCGCTGCTCATCGAGGCGACACAAGAACAGCAGGGCCATATCGAGAACCTCGAAGCCGAGAACGAACAGCTACGGGAGCGCAACGCCGACCTCGAAGACCGACTAGCGGCCGTCGAGGCGGAACTCGGCATCGACGCGACGGCCAGCCAGCAGGGAGTCGCCGATGACTGACGACACTGACCCCATCACGCTCACCGTCGAAATCGACCCGGCGGAGTTCGACGAACCGCGCGAGATGATGTACGAACGACTGGTCGAGGCGTTCGGCCACGAAACCGTCGCGGAACTCGTCGGCGCGAACCTGAGTCAGAACCTCACCGCACAGGGGATGGGCATCATCAACGCAATGTGGGACAATCGCGACCAGATTCAGGTCGACCCCGAGGGCGTCGACCCACCAGAGGTTCCAGACCAGCCCGGAGGTATCGATGACTGACGGCGATGCAGAACCCACGGTTGCGGAGTTACGCGCCACGCTCGCTGACAGGACCGCCCGCATCGACGAACTGGCGGCGACCCTGAAAGACGCCGAAACGCGCATTAGCCACCAGCGCGAGCGCGTCGACCAGCTAGAGGGCGACCTGGTCAACAAAGACCGGCGCATCGAGGCCTTAGCGACTTCGAACGACCAACTGTGGAACCGCCTGAGTGGTGTCGAGGACGACACCAACAGTAACGGCATTCAGGAGGCGACGACAGATGCTGAGTGTGGGACCGTCGCCACAACGCAACAGGAGAACAATGAGTAACTCATCACCAGCCCGTCAGGGCACCGGTCTGCTTGCGACACTACTGGTCGCACTGCTGGTACTGTCAGCGGTTGTGGCCTCTCTCGGGTTCGCGCCCGTCGGCACCGCCAATGCCAACACCGGCGTCCACTATGTCACCGACTCCGGCCTGGAGGTCGAAGACGCAAGCGGCGGCGATGCCCCCAGAAACGAGGAAGCCTTCCCGGACGCTAATACACTCGATCTTCCGGGGATTACGCTGTCTGCGGACGGAACCGCCTTGATGACCCTCGACCAGCGCCAGGGGAGCCAGACCAAACTCTCGGATATCACCGCGGGCTCGGATATCACGGTCGATCCCGACGACAAACAGGCCATCGTGGTGACAAGCGAGTTCAATTCGCTTGATTTCGCCAGCGCCAACTACGACGCGTCAAATTCGGACTCCGACCTCACCTACGACGCCGAGAGTTCGGCCAGCCTGACGGTGCGAGAAACCGGACTGCCAGAGGGAAGGACAGTCGAGGCAATTGATCCGTCCACGGACACCGTACTCGACAGCGCCGATGTCGACAGCAATGGCGATGTCTCGTTTATGTCGCTGCCGAGTGGCAACCACGAGGTACGACTGGAGGATACGTCGACGCAGTCTTCCGGTGGCAGTGATGACGACGGGGATAGCGCCAGTGACGTCGGGGACGAAGGAGATACCCCCGATAACGGCGGTGACAGTAGTGACGACGGGGATAGCGCCAGTGATGTCGGGGACGAGGGAGATACCCCCGATAACGGCGGTGACGACGGGGACAGCGGCGATGACGGGGTGGAAGACGGTGGCGATGAGACCAGTGGCCCACGGGAGCCAAGCGGTGAAACGAGTGGGGACGAAGAGTGGGTCGAACCTTCCGAGTTTCACGCAGTCGATATCGTGGACGTGCAGCTAGTAACCGCCCCCGCAAACAGCGTGAACGCGACGAGCATCGTCACGCTGGACAATCCATCCACGGACGACCAGCGGACCGACGTCCGGTTCGTCATCGACGGTGAGGTCGTCGAAGAACGTGACGTCGTGGTTCCGGGCACAGAACGGGTGAACGTGACCCACAGCGAGATCCTCGAGGAGCCCGGCACCCACGAGTCGGCCTCGAATATCGCCACGAGAGCGGACGACGGTGGAATTATCCGCACCTACGACTTCGAGATCGGATCCGTCGAACTCGA
The genomic region above belongs to Natronomonas moolapensis 8.8.11 and contains:
- a CDS encoding extracellular solute-binding protein produces the protein MGDRPPTTRRRVLLAAGAAVTCSAGCTGASDRDGRRSTTIAILAAGSLQNALANGLRPAVDVPVEIEAHGSAAVARMIDEGQRDPDIVSVADVALFEEPLSPSWHAVFTSNSVVIAYNPDTTGGERLADAGSERWYEPMLDGNVAIGRTDPDQDPLGYRALFMLELASRYYDGASDLGAQILERDQIYPETSLISQFETGSIDAAIAYRNMAVERGYDYIELPDQIDLSNPQYAEDWYSRTSYTLPSGQAVQGGVISYGSTIRHASDAAVSVFGVHTTGAYLEEHGYLLRDQFPLYTGSVPRRVRAATDRSDGNQSRLGGPTDAVSSAVSDITVLV
- a CDS encoding tail fiber domain-containing protein gives rise to the protein MTDDSTQPPNKPGTDEQDTEEESLRAKVQRLESLVEHQQAIIEELQARQDTDGEDASESAEQETPAEDEPTTDEGLSTPVSRRGVLTTGGALGLLGIGAGSARADPSGQIGTSSNPLNTLYTEELSGGVTDDTSLTNIAGSNLSIDNSGNLNASGGGGGGKWADGSSGSSWLEPSDSGDTKIEGIDTIKNAGGSLTLQASSGSGVTINTDGGTRALNLGVPTDDDDDNTAGANVVAGHADNMVNNSAAGVVIAGGGAAGNGHSVGNDYATVGGGRGNSAVDAGDTVAGGENNTANANDSRGLPATVGGGSGNEAIAINTTVAGGSGNTADGSIATIGGGDGNNASGTYSTIGGGQNNKSNGDYACIPGGEGNTASGSGSFAAGQWAKAEDDKSFVWNDGSGATDATGDSSDKFSSNTNFNSTPAGDNSFSVKATGGVRFVTSGDNTSHAYVDTGGNVVASNNLDAQGGTVENTTGGLTLKQNGTQALKLLDGSSSISPSSDGATPPNVIGGHPSNNTGGNEVKGVTIAGGGGDYDNSWDNTASDWWATVGGGLKNTASNTQATVGGGQDNTASGSRATVAGGYYNTASSSQATVAGGSKNTAKGGNQPTVAGGLSNTANGDRVTVGGGSQNEASGEHSTVGGGRVCTASGNFSTVPGGHYADATGTKSFAAGSSATASNDGAFVWGDSSDTSVESSANDQVIFQAGGTRDSGTAVEFYSQSDEDADAGVSLDANGGGWNSLSSRAAKTDVDPVSGSEVLEEIEQLEVSTWRYDGQDESILHMGPMAEDFHEAFGLGSSEETINTVDADGVALAAIKGLSQKLDDKDERIEGLEAETDDLRAENEQLQERNADLEDRLAAVEAELGIDATASQQGVADD
- a CDS encoding type II toxin-antitoxin system HicB family antitoxin, translating into MAKTDDTSAESQTIELVENPRGSWTARDEATGVASQGETREEALENLDEAVALYRGEIGHEPTDEELRELGVDPEVARSQDGELPDVLE
- a CDS encoding type II toxin-antitoxin system HicA family toxin, encoding MGTRDFSGEDVYKVLVNAGNFEHVRTSGSHVIVEWTPPPDHDTEPRRVTVPLHDRIDLGTLQSIAEQAGANDFDSFCAWVDRHR
- a CDS encoding type II toxin-antitoxin system HicA family toxin — its product is MPSRDFSGREVVKALTKNRFLIVDRTGSHVKLRYEHPTNDEDIRVVSVPMHDRIDTGTLRSIAEQSGARDFDAFCAWIDRHR
- a CDS encoding type II toxin-antitoxin system HicB family antitoxin, which translates into the protein MASSRAEGDDDGPRQEIRLVSSGKLWVATDIESGVASQSETRVEALENLDEALALHRGETSDSIDSPEAEREVLRELGIDPDEIAQARDDTDELPEFMR
- the hepT gene encoding type VII toxin-antitoxin system HepT family RNase toxin → MTDRAARDIVERRFVKLTEAALDIARTLVGHERGVQPDSNPAVMVALGRVDVLDDATTERMTQVARFRNVLAHTYGNAIKDDDVYDALQDLDRYRDFLFAVREYLDDTGILE
- the mntA gene encoding type VII toxin-antitoxin system MntA family adenylyltransferase antitoxin, whose product is MASSTADGDDIDWLETVESVLASHPVSVGIVFGSRARGESHKYSDIDVAIAFENCQPGESGHLDARLGVGADLALALGTDDVDVVDLRSAPPALLRAIFRDGKLVVGTDEAASHLHETLLDDATEDRRSPAERFDDALASIDDHLA
- a CDS encoding type II toxin-antitoxin system RelE family toxin, whose product is MPRAPSSLEFLPEAQADLERIDDHNPDHAERILGKIADWDEKIGWGRVPQEHLTFLTDSPTGHNFYRERVGNSGYRVIYEISDDVMTVVAVLPKSDNTYDLSALARRASE
- a CDS encoding tail fiber domain-containing protein — its product is MTDDTTRQPNEQGTDEQDTEDESLRAKVQRLESLVEHQQQTIEELEAHQETDSADASESVDQETPAEDETTTDEGLSTPVGRRGVLTATGALGLLGLGAGSASADASGKIGTSSDPLNTLYTDELNGGVTGDTSLTNIAGSGLTIDGSGNLNASGGGGGGKWADGTSGGSWLEPSESSDTKIEGIDTIQAFSGSGVTINTNGGDRALELGVPSSDGTNTAGGNVVAGHPNNAVNNGAVGSVIGGGGSDGSSGSITFENTVEDNYSVVVGGLANQAGSTGSDETNAIYATVGGGAGNSASGNSSTVGGGQSNNASATQSTVGGGSRNDATKINATIGGGFQNEASGSSSTVSGGNSNTAGGNDATVPGGNQNDAVGDHSFAAGRYARAEDANAFTWNDGSGATESEGSSSLSDKFSSSTTSGISSGPSGAETFSVKAKGGVRFVTSGDNTSHAYVDDSGNLTASGNFDAQGGTVQNTTGGLTVTTNDKGDLTLDPGESNNVDIENGHLDLKGNNIECTSEPGTDFKAQVDADGDGEDGQVSFIFPDKGSSEEIKWARDALNDDAFRVRDANNDTPLFTVNDGGTVDIHNGDLDMKESGSVTNTSDRRLKTAIEPIQDAVAKLCELEAATYSWEDEDTPDDREAGVIAQSVQRVLPEAVSEDEDGYLNLAYRQLTPLLIEATQEQQGHIENLEAENEQLRERNADLEDRLAAVEAELGIDATASQQGVADD